A genomic segment from Bacteroidales bacterium encodes:
- the aspS gene encoding aspartate--tRNA ligase, with translation MYRTHTCGELRIDNINNNVILAGWIQRIRNLGSMTFIDLRDRYGITQIIVDQNSSDDVKKQLDVLGREFVVQIHGTVSERSSKNPKIATGDIEVICKKIVVLNSSATPPFTIEEESDGGDELRMKYRYLDLRRAPLQRNILLRHKMAQVVRNYLSDIGFIEIETPVLIKSTPEGARDFVVPSRMNPTQFYALPQSPQQLKQLLMIAGYDRYFQIVKCFRDEDLRADRQPEFTQIDCEMAFVEQHDVLETFEGMTRHLFREILNVDTEEFPRMPYSEAIEKYGSDKPDIRFGMTLNDITELAQGKEFVVFNSAESVIAICVENCADYTRKQLDELTEFVKRQQIGAKGMVYVKYNSDGTLKSSVDKFYTESDLKSWAEACNAKPGDLLLILSGERSKTPIQMGALRLEMGNRLGLMDKHNFKPLWVVDFPLLEWDDETNRYHAMHHPFTSPKPEDIPLLEQDPGKVRANAYDLVINGVEIGGGSVRIFDSSLQAKMFSVLGFTPEQAENQFGFLMNAFKYGAPPHAGIAFGFDRLVSLFAGLDSIRDVIAFPKNNSGRDVMMDAPSEISEEQLKELFILIHKKQ, from the coding sequence ATGTACAGAACACATACTTGCGGAGAACTTAGAATAGACAATATAAACAACAACGTTATCCTTGCCGGCTGGATACAGCGAATTAGGAATCTTGGTTCCATGACCTTTATTGATCTTCGTGACAGATACGGCATTACGCAAATCATAGTTGACCAAAACTCGTCTGATGACGTAAAAAAGCAGTTAGACGTTCTTGGGCGCGAATTTGTAGTACAGATACATGGAACGGTTTCGGAACGCTCCTCTAAAAACCCGAAAATAGCAACCGGCGATATCGAGGTGATTTGCAAGAAAATAGTGGTTTTAAACAGCTCGGCTACACCGCCGTTTACCATTGAGGAGGAGAGCGATGGCGGAGACGAGTTGCGAATGAAATATCGTTATCTCGATTTAAGACGTGCGCCACTGCAACGCAACATTTTGTTACGTCATAAAATGGCGCAGGTGGTTCGTAACTATCTAAGTGACATTGGTTTTATTGAGATAGAGACACCTGTTCTGATAAAATCAACTCCAGAAGGGGCGCGCGACTTTGTTGTACCGTCGAGAATGAACCCTACACAGTTTTACGCATTGCCACAATCGCCACAACAGCTAAAACAGCTGCTGATGATTGCTGGCTATGACCGTTATTTTCAGATAGTTAAGTGCTTCCGCGATGAAGACTTACGAGCCGACCGTCAACCCGAATTTACACAGATTGACTGCGAAATGGCTTTCGTAGAGCAACATGATGTGTTGGAAACTTTCGAGGGCATGACACGACACTTGTTCCGCGAAATATTGAACGTTGATACAGAGGAATTTCCCCGTATGCCCTACAGCGAGGCTATTGAAAAATATGGAAGCGACAAGCCAGATATCCGTTTTGGAATGACACTGAACGATATAACAGAATTGGCGCAGGGCAAAGAGTTTGTTGTATTCAATTCGGCAGAGTCGGTAATAGCAATATGCGTTGAAAACTGCGCCGACTACACAAGAAAGCAACTCGACGAGCTTACCGAATTTGTTAAACGTCAACAAATTGGAGCAAAGGGCATGGTTTACGTGAAGTACAATTCAGACGGCACTTTAAAATCATCGGTTGACAAGTTCTACACCGAATCGGATTTAAAATCGTGGGCTGAGGCTTGCAACGCAAAACCGGGCGACCTGCTCTTGATTTTGTCGGGAGAACGCAGTAAAACGCCGATACAGATGGGCGCTTTACGTCTCGAAATGGGCAACCGTTTGGGATTGATGGACAAACACAACTTTAAACCGCTTTGGGTTGTCGATTTTCCACTGTTAGAGTGGGACGATGAGACAAACAGGTATCATGCTATGCATCACCCATTTACATCTCCAAAGCCCGAAGATATTCCACTTTTGGAACAGGATCCGGGCAAAGTTCGCGCAAACGCATACGACTTAGTAATAAACGGTGTCGAGATTGGTGGCGGTTCTGTTCGGATTTTTGACAGTAGCTTGCAGGCAAAAATGTTTTCCGTATTAGGTTTTACACCCGAACAGGCTGAAAATCAATTTGGTTTCTTAATGAATGCCTTTAAATATGGTGCACCTCCACACGCAGGGATTGCCTTTGGATTTGACCGTTTAGTAAGTCTCTTTGCAGGATTAGACTCGATACGCGATGTTATTGCTTTCCCCAAAAACAACTCTGGTCGTGACGTAATGATGGACGCACCCTCAGAAATAAGCGAGGAGCAACTTAAAGAGTTGTTTATCTTGATTCACAAAAAACAGTAG